The following coding sequences lie in one Hoplias malabaricus isolate fHopMal1 chromosome 14, fHopMal1.hap1, whole genome shotgun sequence genomic window:
- the asb6 gene encoding ankyrin repeat and SOCS box protein 6 isoform X1 — translation MLCGETNGRSCCVEKKIGQDKNMPFLHGFRRIIYEYQPLVDAVMCIVGMEEEEQNSDRPDGKDDTCKSLTELLEKESQLAVFTEGISYSLFKMAELGKISAAKVLLCYGADINFEDPVSYYTPLHIAVLRNKPQMVQLLVQHGANIDKRDRIHESSPLDLASEEADRYSCLSMLLDLGADINAKDKNGKNALLHAFASSDGLTINNVCNIQLLLERGADVNVATRDGETSLSSLAFLVKEALDCSQEDAAVIGHYCTHVAALLLDYGADPSSCLSSSDAEEWKPCLTYTSLENFDHSFPLAALLLQRGASFFCSRHGTSCWIGHNLIFARLKKALLGTLDTAEVADLLAKAEGILELAQLCSPNFPLFSTHSVQEQDPILQPLQELQNRLREQESRPLSLRCLCRAFIRHSLQPWPLEHKIKALPLPERLKNYLMPEHTLTQRPGWDSFKPLSSVC, via the exons ATGTTGTGTGGGGAAACCAACGGCCGGTCCTGTTGTGT ggaaaaaaaaatagggCAAGACAAGAATATGCCTTTCTTGCACGGATTCCGAAGAATAATTTACGAATATCAGCCGCTTGTGGATGCAGTAATGTGCATTGTaggaatggaggaagaggaaCAAAACTCTGACAG GCCAGATGGGAAAGATGATACCTGTAAATCTCTCACGGAGCTTCTTGAAAAAGAATCCCAGTTGGCAGTGTTTACAGAAGGAATTAGCTACTCTTTGTTTAAAATGGCAGAACTTGGGAAAATCAGTGCTGCCAAAGTGCTGTTATGCTACGGAGCTGACATAAATTTTGAAG ACCCAGTGTCGTACTACACTCCATTGCACATTGCAGTGCTTAGGAATAAACCACAAATGGTACAGTTGCTGGTTCAACATGGGGCTAACATTGACAAGAGGGATAGA ATTCACGAGAGCAGCCCCCTGGATCTTGCCAGTGAGGAAGCAGATAGATATTCCTGCCTTTCTATGCTTTTGGATCTGGGAGCAGACATCAATGCTAAAGATAAGAATG GCAAGAATGCCTTGCTGCATGCCTTTGCCAGTAGTGATGGCCTGACAATCAATAATGTATGCAACATTCAGCTGCTGCTAGAGAGAG GGGCTGATGTGAATGTCGCCACTCGTGATGGTGAAACCTCTTTGTCCTCACTAGCCTTTCTAGTGAAAGAGGCCCTAGATTGCAGCCAAGAAGATGCAGCAGTGATTGGACATTACTGCACTCATGTTGCTGCCCTACTCCTTGACTATGGTGCAGACCCTAGCAGTTGCTTGAGTTCTAGTGATGCAGAAGAGTGGAAGCCTTGTTTAACTTATACCAGTTTGGAAAACTTTGACCACTCCTTCCCTCTGGCTGCTCTTCTTCTCCAGCGTGGGGCCTCTTTTTTTTGCTCACGCCATGGCACTTCATGTTGGATAGGTCATAACTTGATTTTTGCACGGCTAAAAAAAGCCCTGCTTGGAACCCTAGATACTGCTGAGGTGGCTGACCTACTTGCTAAAGCTGAAGGCATACTTGAACTTGCTCAGTTGTGTTCTCCAAACTTTCCCCTTTTTTCAACCCATTCTGTCCAAGAGCAGGATCCCATTCTCCAGCCACTTCAAGAACTACAGAATCGGCTCAGAGAACAAGAATCCCGGCCACTCTCATTACGATGCCTCTGCCGGGCCTTTATCCGCCACAGTCTGCAGCCTTGGCCACTGGAGCACAAAATTAAGGCCTTACCTTTACCAGAAAGACTAAAGAATTATCTGATGccagaacacacactaacacagagacCTGGATGGGACAGCTTTAAGCCCCTCTCTTCAGTTTGTTAG
- the asb6 gene encoding ankyrin repeat and SOCS box protein 6 isoform X2, whose translation MPFLHGFRRIIYEYQPLVDAVMCIVGMEEEEQNSDRPDGKDDTCKSLTELLEKESQLAVFTEGISYSLFKMAELGKISAAKVLLCYGADINFEDPVSYYTPLHIAVLRNKPQMVQLLVQHGANIDKRDRIHESSPLDLASEEADRYSCLSMLLDLGADINAKDKNGKNALLHAFASSDGLTINNVCNIQLLLERGADVNVATRDGETSLSSLAFLVKEALDCSQEDAAVIGHYCTHVAALLLDYGADPSSCLSSSDAEEWKPCLTYTSLENFDHSFPLAALLLQRGASFFCSRHGTSCWIGHNLIFARLKKALLGTLDTAEVADLLAKAEGILELAQLCSPNFPLFSTHSVQEQDPILQPLQELQNRLREQESRPLSLRCLCRAFIRHSLQPWPLEHKIKALPLPERLKNYLMPEHTLTQRPGWDSFKPLSSVC comes from the exons ATGCCTTTCTTGCACGGATTCCGAAGAATAATTTACGAATATCAGCCGCTTGTGGATGCAGTAATGTGCATTGTaggaatggaggaagaggaaCAAAACTCTGACAG GCCAGATGGGAAAGATGATACCTGTAAATCTCTCACGGAGCTTCTTGAAAAAGAATCCCAGTTGGCAGTGTTTACAGAAGGAATTAGCTACTCTTTGTTTAAAATGGCAGAACTTGGGAAAATCAGTGCTGCCAAAGTGCTGTTATGCTACGGAGCTGACATAAATTTTGAAG ACCCAGTGTCGTACTACACTCCATTGCACATTGCAGTGCTTAGGAATAAACCACAAATGGTACAGTTGCTGGTTCAACATGGGGCTAACATTGACAAGAGGGATAGA ATTCACGAGAGCAGCCCCCTGGATCTTGCCAGTGAGGAAGCAGATAGATATTCCTGCCTTTCTATGCTTTTGGATCTGGGAGCAGACATCAATGCTAAAGATAAGAATG GCAAGAATGCCTTGCTGCATGCCTTTGCCAGTAGTGATGGCCTGACAATCAATAATGTATGCAACATTCAGCTGCTGCTAGAGAGAG GGGCTGATGTGAATGTCGCCACTCGTGATGGTGAAACCTCTTTGTCCTCACTAGCCTTTCTAGTGAAAGAGGCCCTAGATTGCAGCCAAGAAGATGCAGCAGTGATTGGACATTACTGCACTCATGTTGCTGCCCTACTCCTTGACTATGGTGCAGACCCTAGCAGTTGCTTGAGTTCTAGTGATGCAGAAGAGTGGAAGCCTTGTTTAACTTATACCAGTTTGGAAAACTTTGACCACTCCTTCCCTCTGGCTGCTCTTCTTCTCCAGCGTGGGGCCTCTTTTTTTTGCTCACGCCATGGCACTTCATGTTGGATAGGTCATAACTTGATTTTTGCACGGCTAAAAAAAGCCCTGCTTGGAACCCTAGATACTGCTGAGGTGGCTGACCTACTTGCTAAAGCTGAAGGCATACTTGAACTTGCTCAGTTGTGTTCTCCAAACTTTCCCCTTTTTTCAACCCATTCTGTCCAAGAGCAGGATCCCATTCTCCAGCCACTTCAAGAACTACAGAATCGGCTCAGAGAACAAGAATCCCGGCCACTCTCATTACGATGCCTCTGCCGGGCCTTTATCCGCCACAGTCTGCAGCCTTGGCCACTGGAGCACAAAATTAAGGCCTTACCTTTACCAGAAAGACTAAAGAATTATCTGATGccagaacacacactaacacagagacCTGGATGGGACAGCTTTAAGCCCCTCTCTTCAGTTTGTTAG